The Synechococcales cyanobacterium CNB genome includes a window with the following:
- a CDS encoding PEP-CTERM sorting domain-containing protein (PEP-CTERM proteins occur, often in large numbers, in the proteomes of bacteria that also encode an exosortase, a predicted intramembrane cysteine proteinase. The presence of a PEP-CTERM domain at a protein's C-terminus predicts cleavage within the sorting domain, followed by covalent anchoring to some some component of the (usually Gram-negative) cell surface. Many PEP-CTERM proteins exhibit an unusual sequence composition that includes large numbers of potential glycosylation sites. Expression of one such protein has been shown restore the ability of a bacterium to form floc, a type of biofilm.) produces MNSRLVRVGTCLAAVALAGAASAQVIDSQDFEGDWQSGFGGWTVNGEQMIFGGGNPGQYMGVPYLDFWGVTLGNENPANPVNGDYTKLGPTKFSVDVRVFALDNFWGDPLNPDWFPLVLQLHDYGDPNDWDDNVSVWFLGKGLPQIEDGWVRYEFLLPDPTQDALPPGWGGTGAENEWGEPILPPDRTWSSVLSSVDAVSFTTFVPGYFYGANWWEVGFDNVLVEVVPAPGSLAMLGVAGLLSSRRRR; encoded by the coding sequence ATGAACAGCAGACTCGTTCGTGTGGGCACGTGCCTCGCGGCCGTTGCCCTCGCCGGTGCAGCCTCTGCCCAGGTCATCGACTCGCAGGACTTCGAGGGCGACTGGCAGAGCGGCTTCGGCGGCTGGACCGTGAACGGTGAACAAATGATCTTCGGCGGGGGCAACCCCGGACAGTACATGGGCGTGCCCTACCTGGACTTCTGGGGTGTGACGCTCGGGAACGAGAACCCCGCCAACCCCGTCAACGGCGACTACACCAAGCTCGGACCGACGAAGTTCTCCGTCGACGTCCGAGTCTTCGCCCTCGACAACTTCTGGGGCGATCCGCTCAACCCCGACTGGTTCCCCCTCGTTCTCCAACTCCATGATTACGGTGATCCCAACGATTGGGACGACAACGTGAGTGTCTGGTTCCTCGGCAAGGGGCTGCCACAGATCGAGGACGGCTGGGTTCGCTACGAGTTTCTCCTCCCCGATCCGACGCAGGATGCGCTGCCGCCGGGCTGGGGGGGCACCGGCGCGGAGAACGAGTGGGGCGAGCCGATCCTCCCCCCCGATCGCACGTGGAGCAGTGTGCTCTCCAGTGTTGACGCGGTCTCGTTCACGACGTTCGTGCCGGGTTACTTCTACGGCGCGAACTGGTGGGAGGTCGGTTTCGACAACGTGCTCGTGGAGGTTGTTCCCGCACCGGGTTCGCTTGCGATGCTCGGGGTCGCCGGCCTGCTCTCCTCGCGCCGTCGCCGCTGA
- a CDS encoding glycosyltransferase family 4 protein codes for MIDARSNPTARTRVLLAHDWLCGRRGGEAVLERIAAVLRERYEVVAVFTMFDDGSSIGPAVDALPRVVWPGGRVPGARVLRRWMLPLYPEAVRWLSARLARLHDDRPIDLVVSSSSAAVKGLRPPRGVPHVCYCHAPARYVWSVEEEYAVGRSPGDALRTLGLRAIGPLYRSWDRRTAANVTRFLANSSHTAAEIARCYGREAAVVHPPVRTGFFTPDPGVPRQPFWLFAGALEPYKRADLAVEAARWAGVRLVMAGGGSMERALRARARRLPEGTVEIAGRVSDERLRELYRRARLLLFPQVEDFGITAVEAQACGCPVVARRAGGALDTVIEGRTGAFFDRPEPAAIAEAAGRCPLGADIVCRRNAERFGEIAFDESLLRHVSSAVESE; via the coding sequence ATGATAGACGCCCGCTCGAACCCGACAGCACGCACGCGCGTCCTCCTCGCCCACGACTGGCTCTGCGGGCGGCGCGGCGGGGAGGCCGTCCTCGAACGCATCGCGGCTGTCCTCCGCGAACGGTACGAGGTCGTCGCCGTGTTCACGATGTTCGATGACGGGTCGAGCATCGGCCCGGCGGTCGATGCGTTGCCGCGCGTCGTCTGGCCCGGCGGGCGTGTGCCGGGGGCGCGGGTGCTGCGCCGGTGGATGCTCCCGCTCTACCCCGAGGCCGTGCGCTGGCTCTCCGCCCGCCTGGCGCGTCTGCACGACGATCGGCCGATCGACCTCGTGGTGTCGAGCAGTTCCGCGGCGGTCAAGGGCCTGCGTCCGCCGCGCGGTGTGCCGCACGTCTGCTACTGCCACGCCCCGGCCCGCTACGTCTGGTCGGTGGAGGAGGAGTACGCCGTGGGTCGCTCGCCCGGCGACGCTCTGCGCACGCTCGGGCTGCGGGCGATCGGGCCGCTCTACCGCTCGTGGGACCGGCGAACGGCCGCAAATGTCACGCGCTTCCTGGCGAACTCTTCGCACACGGCCGCGGAGATCGCGCGCTGCTACGGTCGCGAAGCGGCTGTGGTGCACCCGCCGGTCCGCACGGGGTTCTTCACGCCCGACCCGGGCGTGCCGCGGCAGCCCTTCTGGCTCTTCGCGGGCGCGCTGGAGCCGTACAAGCGCGCGGACTTGGCGGTGGAGGCCGCGCGGTGGGCAGGCGTGCGGCTGGTCATGGCGGGGGGGGGGTCGATGGAGCGTGCGCTGCGCGCGCGAGCACGACGGCTGCCGGAGGGCACGGTCGAGATCGCGGGACGCGTGAGCGACGAGCGGCTGCGAGAACTGTACCGGCGCGCCCGCCTGCTCCTCTTTCCCCAGGTCGAGGACTTCGGCATCACGGCGGTCGAGGCCCAGGCGTGCGGTTGCCCGGTCGTCGCCCGCCGCGCCGGCGGCGCGCTGGATACGGTGATCGAAGGACGAACCGGTGCGTTCTTCGACCGCCCCGAGCCGGCTGCGATCGCCGAGGCCGCGGGACGATGCCCGCTCGGCGCGGACATTGTGTGCCGGAGGAACGCGGAGCGGTTCGGGGAGATCGCGTTCGACGAGTCGCTGCTTCGGCACGTTTCCTCGGCTGTCGAGAGCGAATGA
- a CDS encoding prepilin-type N-terminal cleavage/methylation domain-containing protein, which yields MIHARGHRGFTLIELLVVVAIVALLVGLLAPGLARAREAGRSAACLSNLRQVQTANDLYANDNGGSLAPGAPDMLRNLTRWHGSREKPSEPFRPRGGTLSEHLGATLVRECPTFADTLRALAESGAGFERSAGGYGYNNAFAGVVRTRATDGTRPLVTDLAGSSRERFATPGATIAFADAAFAGSNGVGGVVEYSFAEPRFHPDWGSDARADPSMHFRHAGARAGRANVAWLDGHASSAPRTFTWSSGLYQPEAGRVGLGWPGESDSNVLFDYEPGP from the coding sequence ATGATCCATGCGCGCGGACATCGCGGGTTCACCCTCATCGAGTTGCTCGTCGTGGTGGCGATCGTCGCGCTGCTCGTGGGGCTGCTCGCGCCTGGGCTGGCGAGGGCGCGCGAGGCGGGCCGATCAGCCGCCTGCCTCTCGAACCTGCGGCAGGTCCAGACAGCCAACGACCTGTACGCGAACGACAACGGTGGGTCGCTCGCGCCGGGCGCGCCGGACATGCTCCGCAACCTCACCCGCTGGCACGGCTCGCGCGAGAAGCCTTCCGAGCCGTTCCGTCCCCGTGGCGGCACGCTCAGCGAGCACCTCGGCGCGACGCTTGTACGCGAGTGCCCGACCTTCGCGGACACGCTGCGCGCCCTTGCCGAGTCCGGCGCGGGGTTCGAGCGGTCGGCGGGCGGGTACGGATACAACAACGCCTTCGCCGGCGTGGTGCGCACGCGCGCGACCGACGGCACGCGCCCGCTGGTCACCGACCTTGCCGGTTCGTCGCGCGAACGCTTCGCCACGCCTGGCGCGACGATCGCCTTCGCCGATGCTGCGTTCGCCGGGTCGAACGGCGTCGGCGGTGTCGTCGAGTACAGTTTCGCTGAGCCGCGGTTCCACCCCGATTGGGGGAGCGATGCTCGCGCGGACCCCTCCATGCACTTTCGGCACGCCGGGGCGCGTGCTGGAAGAGCCAACGTCGCGTGGCTCGACGGGCACGCGTCGTCCGCCCCGCGCACCTTCACCTGGTCCAGCGGCCTGTACCAGCCCGAAGCCGGCAGAGTGGGACTCGGATGGCCCGGTGAATCGGACAGCAACGTGCTGTTTGATTACGAGCCGGGACCGTAG
- a CDS encoding bacterioferritin, with product MEVDRCVCRGVTFAELIRLGRTERLSIDELIERTGCGESCGLCLPYVRLAIATNRASLPLMSAAECARQEQMAAGA from the coding sequence ATGGAAGTCGATCGCTGCGTCTGCAGGGGCGTAACGTTCGCCGAGTTGATCCGGCTGGGCCGGACCGAGCGCCTGTCGATCGACGAACTGATCGAACGCACGGGTTGCGGCGAGTCGTGCGGGCTTTGTCTGCCCTACGTCCGGCTCGCGATCGCAACCAACCGCGCATCGCTCCCCCTGATGTCCGCGGCCGAGTGCGCGCGACAGGAACAAATGGCGGCAGGCGCGTAG
- the aroC gene encoding chorismate synthase yields MPRLDYQTAGESHGPAVLCTVTGLPAGLTLDVDFINSELARRQGGYGRGGRQRIETDRVEFLSGVRQGHTIGSPLTMIVRNKDSRLDDPQRTPPVHRPRPGHADLAGSVKWLTTDCRETLERASARETAARVAAGAVARCLLREYGVEAFGFVRAILDAETAVQVAPQNWRSLVAARDASETYCPDPAATERQCEIIRQAKIDKDTVGGVVETHVFGCPPGLGSCMDWRDKLDARVACAVMGIQAFKAVEIGLGRECARRTGSQVHDPIHFDAAKVGTNTLGFERPTNNAGGTEGGMTNGQPVVVRGTMKPISTLLRGLPSVNLNTKQPEQSQYERSDICAVSAASVVMENVVAFEIARALLDKFPADSMTELDAAFRNYMNLARSLPLDPPAMTIA; encoded by the coding sequence ATGCCACGCCTTGACTACCAGACCGCCGGGGAATCGCACGGACCCGCGGTCCTCTGCACCGTGACCGGCCTGCCCGCCGGACTCACGCTCGACGTGGATTTCATCAACTCCGAACTCGCCCGACGGCAGGGCGGCTACGGGCGCGGCGGCCGACAACGCATCGAGACAGACCGCGTCGAGTTCCTCTCGGGGGTGCGACAGGGCCACACCATCGGCTCGCCGCTGACGATGATCGTCCGCAACAAGGACTCACGCCTTGACGACCCCCAGAGGACGCCGCCGGTGCATCGCCCGCGGCCCGGGCACGCGGACCTGGCCGGGAGCGTCAAGTGGCTGACGACCGACTGCCGGGAGACCCTCGAGCGCGCGAGCGCGCGTGAGACGGCTGCCCGAGTCGCGGCGGGAGCGGTGGCGCGATGCCTGCTCCGCGAGTACGGCGTCGAGGCCTTCGGCTTCGTGCGCGCCATCCTTGACGCGGAGACCGCCGTGCAAGTTGCACCCCAGAACTGGCGATCGCTGGTGGCGGCGCGCGACGCGAGCGAGACCTACTGCCCCGATCCGGCCGCCACCGAACGCCAGTGCGAGATCATCCGGCAGGCGAAGATCGACAAGGACACGGTCGGCGGCGTCGTGGAAACGCACGTCTTCGGCTGCCCGCCCGGCCTCGGCTCGTGCATGGACTGGCGCGACAAGCTCGACGCCCGCGTCGCCTGCGCCGTCATGGGCATCCAGGCGTTCAAGGCCGTCGAGATCGGGCTGGGGCGCGAGTGCGCTCGCCGAACAGGCTCCCAGGTCCACGACCCGATCCACTTTGATGCCGCGAAGGTCGGGACGAACACGCTCGGCTTCGAGCGGCCGACGAACAACGCCGGCGGGACCGAGGGCGGCATGACCAACGGGCAGCCCGTGGTGGTGCGGGGAACCATGAAGCCGATCTCGACGCTGCTGCGCGGCCTGCCGAGCGTGAACCTGAACACGAAACAGCCGGAGCAGAGCCAGTACGAACGCTCGGACATCTGCGCCGTGAGCGCGGCGAGCGTCGTGATGGAGAACGTCGTGGCCTTCGAGATCGCCCGCGCTTTGCTGGACAAGTTCCCGGCGGACTCAATGACGGAACTGGACGCGGCGTTCCGCAACTACATGAACCTCGCCCGCAGCCTGCCGCTGGACCCGCCGGCGATGACAATCGCGTAA
- a CDS encoding 2-hydroxyacid dehydrogenase, whose product MRIALFSAKPFDREFFDRANARHGHEIVYFEPGLDATTAGLAAGFACVCPFVNDRLDRPAIKALAAGGTRLLALRSAGFNHVDLAAATERGITVARVPAYSPHAVAEHAVGLLLTVNRKLHRAAARVREHNFALDGLMGFDLHGKTVGLVGTGRIGEAFARIMHGFGCAVIAADPKPDPELARLGVRYVGLDELLERSDVVSLHCPLTPETHHLISDDSLARMKPGVVILNTSRGAVLDTRAVIRALKAGRLGGLGIDVYEEEGDLFFRDLSDRALQDDVLARLLTFPNVVVTAHQGFFTREAMEAIAETTLSNATEFARGGVPAANLVTPQAHVAESR is encoded by the coding sequence ATGCGCATCGCCCTCTTCAGCGCCAAGCCATTTGACCGTGAGTTCTTCGATCGCGCCAACGCTCGGCACGGGCACGAGATCGTCTACTTCGAGCCGGGCCTCGACGCGACGACGGCCGGGCTGGCGGCCGGTTTCGCGTGCGTCTGCCCGTTCGTGAACGACCGCCTCGACCGACCCGCGATCAAGGCGCTCGCCGCCGGCGGGACGAGGCTGCTTGCGCTGCGCAGCGCGGGGTTCAACCACGTCGATCTCGCCGCGGCGACGGAGCGCGGCATCACCGTCGCACGCGTGCCCGCGTACTCGCCACATGCCGTCGCCGAGCACGCCGTCGGGCTGCTGCTGACCGTGAACCGCAAACTACACCGCGCCGCCGCCCGCGTGCGCGAGCACAACTTCGCCCTCGACGGGCTGATGGGGTTCGATCTGCACGGCAAGACCGTCGGCCTCGTGGGGACGGGGCGCATCGGCGAGGCTTTCGCGCGCATCATGCACGGCTTCGGGTGTGCCGTCATCGCCGCGGACCCGAAACCGGACCCGGAACTCGCCCGGCTTGGCGTGCGCTACGTCGGCCTCGACGAACTCCTCGAACGCAGCGACGTGGTCTCCCTCCACTGTCCGCTCACGCCCGAGACGCACCACCTCATCAGCGACGACTCGCTCGCACGCATGAAGCCCGGCGTCGTCATCCTGAACACCAGCCGCGGCGCGGTGCTCGACACCAGGGCGGTGATCCGCGCACTGAAGGCCGGGCGGCTCGGCGGGCTGGGCATCGACGTCTACGAGGAAGAGGGAGACCTCTTCTTCCGCGACCTGTCGGACCGTGCCCTTCAGGATGATGTCCTGGCCCGGCTCCTGACCTTCCCGAATGTGGTCGTAACCGCCCACCAGGGCTTCTTCACCCGCGAGGCGATGGAGGCCATCGCTGAGACCACGCTTTCCAACGCCACGGAGTTTGCCCGCGGGGGTGTTCCGGCGGCGAACTTGGTTACGCCTCAGGCGCATGTCGCCGAGTCTCGTTGA